A section of the Ovis canadensis isolate MfBH-ARS-UI-01 breed Bighorn chromosome 1, ARS-UI_OviCan_v2, whole genome shotgun sequence genome encodes:
- the H4C14 gene encoding histone H4 produces MSGRGKGGKGLGKGGAKRHRKVLRDNIQGITKPAIRRLARRGGVKRISGLIYEETRGVLKVFLENVIRDAVTYTEHAKRKTVTAMDVVYALKRQGRTLYGFGG; encoded by the coding sequence atgtctggacgAGGAAAGGGCGGCAAAGGCTTAGGCAAGGGTGGCGCCAAGCGCCACCGCAAAGTCTTGAGAGATAACATCCAAGGCATCACTAAGCCGGCCATTCGGCGCCTTGCTCGGCGTGGGGGAGTCAAGCGCATTTCCGGCCTCATTTACGAGGAGACCCGAGGCGTGTTGAAGGTGTTTCTGGAGAACGTTATTCGGGACGCAGTCACCTACACGGAGCACGCCAAGCGCAAGACAGTCACTGCTATGGACGTGGTCTACGCGCTAAAGCGGCAGGGACGCACCCTGTACGGCTTCGGAGGTTGA